Proteins encoded by one window of Seriola aureovittata isolate HTS-2021-v1 ecotype China chromosome 4, ASM2101889v1, whole genome shotgun sequence:
- the LOC130167884 gene encoding von Willebrand factor A domain-containing protein 5A-like isoform X1 yields the protein MNCCGLLTAQKEPVPLKSIEVELEVRDHVATVVSTLTYENKEDKPVEAVFVFPLPGDAAVCHFSAKIGQTQIVAEVKEKQQAREEYDDALSSGQQAFLLEESEQSPDIFTLSVGSLPPRESASIRLEYVTELAVQADDGLRFCLPAVLNPRYQPQGSGGSEGASVQVTSVPASLVPYSLSFSARVSSPRPVSKVESNCSLDPLQHLNTEQTQATVKLAAGHKFDRDVELLIYYKDAHQPTAVVEAGQTTAKTGTLMGDPVVMLSLYPEFPQSVMSSVASCGEFVLLMDRSGSMGSRMNNGRGQQTRISSARDTLLLLLKSLPMGCYFNIYSFGSSFEHIFPKSVEYSQSSMEEALKKVELMEANLGGTEILKPLKHIYSQPCIPSQPRQLFVFTDGEVFNTKEVINLVKTNSGSHRCFSFGIGEGASSALINGLAKEGGGHAQFITETDRMQPKVMQSLRFALQPAVVDITVTWDLPKGVSVTALSPPITAVFQGQRSLVYAQLTGKSSEAAQGCVTVKYSLAGHPSENQLPFNLKPAEDTGLTVHRLGARTLIRSLEMEEREHSGQQDGGVKKKVVELSVQSGVSSPFTAFIAVNKSNGKPIQGPVVRRDIPLSGMMMGAPLVCNSVGRMNFCVGAMVQPMSFCRSKRSVAPDTVSFQACSMTHRGRMLILGGRPLSAPLVCDSLPSIKTLDDEDIERPIPKQPCRDPLLQVVSLQNASGSWLLNPALADVLGKTSEEVDKSKPALVNQEVWATILALIWLHAFKMDAKEEWELLAMKAVSWLRAQNAPSVAECVKAGNALLGCKVQEDVLGL from the exons ATGAACTGCTGTGGTCTACTAACTGCCCAGAAGGAACCAG TTCCTCTGAAGAGCATcgaggtggagctggaggtcAGGGACCATGTGGCTACAGTGGTCTCCACCCTGACCTACGAGAACAAGGAGGACAAACCAGTAGAGGCTGTTTTTGTCTTCCCTCTGCCTGGagatgctgctgtctgtcatttCAGTGCTAAGATCGGACAGACACAGATTGTAGCTGAGGTGAAGGAGAAACAGCAG GCTCGTGAGGAGTATGATGATGCGCTGAGCTCTGGTCAGCAGGCCTTCCTGTTGGAGGAGAGTGAGCAGAGTCCAGATATATTCACCCTGAGTGTGGGCAGTCTGCCTCCAAGAGAGAGCGCCTCCATCCGGCTGGAGTACGTCACTGAGCTGGCTGTGCAGGCTGATGACGGGCTGAGGTTTTGTCTGCCTGCTGTGCTCAACCCTCGCTACCAACCTCAGG GAAGTGGAGGTAGTGAAGGTGCCAGTGTCCAGGTGACTTCTGTTCCAGCCTCTCTGGTTCCCTACAGTCTGTCTTTTTCCGCCCGAGTGTCCTCTCCTCGTCCAGTCTCTAAAGTAGAGTCCAACTGTTCCCTGGACCCTCTCCAGCACCTCAACACAGAGCAGACCCAGGCCACG GTGAAGTTGGCTGCAGGACACAAGTTTGACAGAGATGTTGAACTGTTGATTTATTACAAAGATGCCCACCAGCCCACTGCTGTGGTGGAGGCAGGACAGACCACAGCCAAGACTG GCACTCTGATGGGTGATCCAGTCGTGATGCTGAGTCTGTACCCTGAGTTCCCCCAGTCTGTGATGTCTTCAGTCGCCTCATGTGGAGAGTTTGTGCTCTTGATGGATCGATCTGGGAGTATGGGTTCACGTATGAACAACGGCAGGGGTCAACAGACTCGCATTAGCAGTGCCAGG GATACTCTACTGCTCCTGTTGAAGAGCTTACCAATGGGCTGCTATTTCAACATCTACAGTTTTGGGTCCAGTTTTGAACACATCTTCCC TAAGAGTGTGGAGTACAGCCAGAGCTCTATGGAAGAGGCTCTGAAGAAGGTTGAGCTGATGGAGGCTAATTTGGGAGGAACAGAGATCCTGAAGCCCCtcaaacatatttacagccaGCCCTGCATTCCCAGTCAGCCAAGacaa CTCTTTGTCTTTACTGACGGCGAGGTGTTCAACACCAAAGAAGTGATAAATCTGGTGAAGACAAATTCAGGTTCCCACAG GTGTTTCTCCTTTGGGATTGGGGAAGGGGCCAGCTCTGCTCTTATCAATGGGTTGGCCaaggaaggaggaggtcatGCTCAATTCATCACAGAGACTGACAGGATGCAACCTAAA GTGATGCAGTCGCTGCGATTTGCTCTGCAGCCAGCAGTGGTGGACATCACAGTCACATGGGATTTACCAAAAGGAGTGtctgtcactgctctctctccacCAATCACAGCAGTTTtccagggtcaaaggtcactggtTTATGCCCAGCTCACTGGAAAG AGTTCAGAGGCAGCACAGGGCTGTGTGACGGTGAAGTACAGCCTGGCAGGTCATCCCTCTGAGAACCAGCTCCCATTCAATCTCAAACCTGCAGAGGACACTGG ATTAACAGTCCACAGGTTGGGTGCTCGGACTCTGATTCGCTCCCTGgagatggaagagagagaacacagtGGACAGCAAGATGGAGGAGTGAAGAAGAAGGTGGTTGAGCTCAGTGTCCAATCAGGAGTGAGCAGTCCCTTCACTGCCTTCATTGCTGTGAACAAAAGCAATGGCAAGCCGATTCAAGGACCTGTGGTCCGCAGAGATATTCCACTATCCG GAATGATGATGGGAGCTCCGCTGGTCTGTAATTCTGTAGGCAGAATGAACT TTTGTGTCGGTGCTATGGTGCAACCTATGTCATTTTGCAGAAGCAAAC GGTCGGTTGCCCCTGATACTGTGTCCTTCCAGGCATGTTCCATGACCCATCGAGGAA GGATGCTCATCTTAGGAGGAAGGCCACTGAGTGCTCCGCTGGTCTGTGATTCTCTGCCCAGTATAAAAA ccttGGATGATGAAGATATTGAAAGACCCATCCCCAAACAGCCTTGCAGAGACCCTTTGCTGCAAGTGGTTTCCCTCCAGAATGCGTCCGGCTCCTGGCTGTTAAATCCAGCTCTGGCTGATGTACTGGGAAAGACCAGCGAGGAGGTGGACAAGTCAAAGCCTGCATTG GTGAACCAGGAAGTGTGGGCCACCATTCTGGCTCTGATCTGGCTTCATGCTTTCAAGATGGATGCTAAGGAGGAGTGGGAGCTTCTGGCTATGAAGGCCGTGTCATGGCTCCGTGCTCAGAATG caccATCTGTGGCAGAGTGTGTGAAAGCTGGAAATGCACTGTTGGGTTGCAAGGTGCAGGAAGACGTCCTGGGGCTCTGA
- the LOC130167884 gene encoding von Willebrand factor A domain-containing protein 5A-like isoform X2 — MNCCGLLTAQKEPVPLKSIEVELEVRDHVATVVSTLTYENKEDKPVEAVFVFPLPGDAAVCHFSAKIGQTQIVAEVKEKQQAREEYDDALSSGQQAFLLEESEQSPDIFTLSVGSLPPRESASIRLEYVTELAVQADDGLRFCLPAVLNPRYQPQGSGGSEGASVQVTSVPASLVPYSLSFSARVSSPRPVSKVESNCSLDPLQHLNTEQTQATVKLAAGHKFDRDVELLIYYKDAHQPTAVVEAGQTTAKTGTLMGDPVVMLSLYPEFPQSVMSSVASCGEFVLLMDRSGSMGSRMNNGRGQQTRISSARDTLLLLLKSLPMGCYFNIYSFGSSFEHIFPKSVEYSQSSMEEALKKVELMEANLGGTEILKPLKHIYSQPCIPSQPRQLFVFTDGEVFNTKEVINLVKTNSGSHRCFSFGIGEGASSALINGLAKEGGGHAQFITETDRMQPKVMQSLRFALQPAVVDITVTWDLPKGVSVTALSPPITAVFQGQRSLVYAQLTGKSSEAAQGCVTVKYSLAGHPSENQLPFNLKPAEDTGLTVHRLGARTLIRSLEMEEREHSGQQDGGVKKKVVELSVQSGVSSPFTAFIAVNKSNGKPIQGPVVRRDIPLSGMMMGAPLVCNSVGRMNWSVAPDTVSFQACSMTHRGRMLILGGRPLSAPLVCDSLPSIKTLDDEDIERPIPKQPCRDPLLQVVSLQNASGSWLLNPALADVLGKTSEEVDKSKPALVNQEVWATILALIWLHAFKMDAKEEWELLAMKAVSWLRAQNAPSVAECVKAGNALLGCKVQEDVLGL, encoded by the exons ATGAACTGCTGTGGTCTACTAACTGCCCAGAAGGAACCAG TTCCTCTGAAGAGCATcgaggtggagctggaggtcAGGGACCATGTGGCTACAGTGGTCTCCACCCTGACCTACGAGAACAAGGAGGACAAACCAGTAGAGGCTGTTTTTGTCTTCCCTCTGCCTGGagatgctgctgtctgtcatttCAGTGCTAAGATCGGACAGACACAGATTGTAGCTGAGGTGAAGGAGAAACAGCAG GCTCGTGAGGAGTATGATGATGCGCTGAGCTCTGGTCAGCAGGCCTTCCTGTTGGAGGAGAGTGAGCAGAGTCCAGATATATTCACCCTGAGTGTGGGCAGTCTGCCTCCAAGAGAGAGCGCCTCCATCCGGCTGGAGTACGTCACTGAGCTGGCTGTGCAGGCTGATGACGGGCTGAGGTTTTGTCTGCCTGCTGTGCTCAACCCTCGCTACCAACCTCAGG GAAGTGGAGGTAGTGAAGGTGCCAGTGTCCAGGTGACTTCTGTTCCAGCCTCTCTGGTTCCCTACAGTCTGTCTTTTTCCGCCCGAGTGTCCTCTCCTCGTCCAGTCTCTAAAGTAGAGTCCAACTGTTCCCTGGACCCTCTCCAGCACCTCAACACAGAGCAGACCCAGGCCACG GTGAAGTTGGCTGCAGGACACAAGTTTGACAGAGATGTTGAACTGTTGATTTATTACAAAGATGCCCACCAGCCCACTGCTGTGGTGGAGGCAGGACAGACCACAGCCAAGACTG GCACTCTGATGGGTGATCCAGTCGTGATGCTGAGTCTGTACCCTGAGTTCCCCCAGTCTGTGATGTCTTCAGTCGCCTCATGTGGAGAGTTTGTGCTCTTGATGGATCGATCTGGGAGTATGGGTTCACGTATGAACAACGGCAGGGGTCAACAGACTCGCATTAGCAGTGCCAGG GATACTCTACTGCTCCTGTTGAAGAGCTTACCAATGGGCTGCTATTTCAACATCTACAGTTTTGGGTCCAGTTTTGAACACATCTTCCC TAAGAGTGTGGAGTACAGCCAGAGCTCTATGGAAGAGGCTCTGAAGAAGGTTGAGCTGATGGAGGCTAATTTGGGAGGAACAGAGATCCTGAAGCCCCtcaaacatatttacagccaGCCCTGCATTCCCAGTCAGCCAAGacaa CTCTTTGTCTTTACTGACGGCGAGGTGTTCAACACCAAAGAAGTGATAAATCTGGTGAAGACAAATTCAGGTTCCCACAG GTGTTTCTCCTTTGGGATTGGGGAAGGGGCCAGCTCTGCTCTTATCAATGGGTTGGCCaaggaaggaggaggtcatGCTCAATTCATCACAGAGACTGACAGGATGCAACCTAAA GTGATGCAGTCGCTGCGATTTGCTCTGCAGCCAGCAGTGGTGGACATCACAGTCACATGGGATTTACCAAAAGGAGTGtctgtcactgctctctctccacCAATCACAGCAGTTTtccagggtcaaaggtcactggtTTATGCCCAGCTCACTGGAAAG AGTTCAGAGGCAGCACAGGGCTGTGTGACGGTGAAGTACAGCCTGGCAGGTCATCCCTCTGAGAACCAGCTCCCATTCAATCTCAAACCTGCAGAGGACACTGG ATTAACAGTCCACAGGTTGGGTGCTCGGACTCTGATTCGCTCCCTGgagatggaagagagagaacacagtGGACAGCAAGATGGAGGAGTGAAGAAGAAGGTGGTTGAGCTCAGTGTCCAATCAGGAGTGAGCAGTCCCTTCACTGCCTTCATTGCTGTGAACAAAAGCAATGGCAAGCCGATTCAAGGACCTGTGGTCCGCAGAGATATTCCACTATCCG GAATGATGATGGGAGCTCCGCTGGTCTGTAATTCTGTAGGCAGAATGAACT GGTCGGTTGCCCCTGATACTGTGTCCTTCCAGGCATGTTCCATGACCCATCGAGGAA GGATGCTCATCTTAGGAGGAAGGCCACTGAGTGCTCCGCTGGTCTGTGATTCTCTGCCCAGTATAAAAA ccttGGATGATGAAGATATTGAAAGACCCATCCCCAAACAGCCTTGCAGAGACCCTTTGCTGCAAGTGGTTTCCCTCCAGAATGCGTCCGGCTCCTGGCTGTTAAATCCAGCTCTGGCTGATGTACTGGGAAAGACCAGCGAGGAGGTGGACAAGTCAAAGCCTGCATTG GTGAACCAGGAAGTGTGGGCCACCATTCTGGCTCTGATCTGGCTTCATGCTTTCAAGATGGATGCTAAGGAGGAGTGGGAGCTTCTGGCTATGAAGGCCGTGTCATGGCTCCGTGCTCAGAATG caccATCTGTGGCAGAGTGTGTGAAAGCTGGAAATGCACTGTTGGGTTGCAAGGTGCAGGAAGACGTCCTGGGGCTCTGA